In Lates calcarifer isolate ASB-BC8 linkage group LG4, TLL_Latcal_v3, whole genome shotgun sequence, a genomic segment contains:
- the LOC108883386 gene encoding RING finger protein 11, with product MGNCLKSPTSDDISLLHESQSDRASFGDGMDPDLEPPPPYQEQAHMPMYHPTPSQARLATQLTEEEQIRIAQRIGLIQHLPKGVYDGGQDGSEKKIRECVICMLDFVYGDPIRFLPCMHIYHMDCIDDWLMRSFTCPSCMEPVDAALLSTYETN from the exons ATGGGCAACTGTCTCAAGTCTCCGACATCAGATGATATCTCTCTTCTTCATGAATCCCAGTCAGACAGGGCGAGTTTCGGTGACGGGATGGATCCGGATCTGGAGCCGCCTCCGCCGTACCAG GAGCAGGCTCACATGCCCATGTACCATCCCACGCCTAGTCAGGCCCGTCTGGCCACCcagctgacagaggaggagcagatcCGCATAGCTCAGCGTATCGGTCTTATCCAGCACCTCCCTAAGGGCGTTTATGATGGAGGGCAAGACGGCTCCGAGAAAAAGATCAGAGA GTGCGTGATCTGTATGCTGGACTTTGTATACGGGGACCCCATCAGGTTCCTGCCGTGTATGCACATCTACCACATGGACTGTATAGACGACTGGCTGATGAGATCCTTCACCTGCCCCTCCTGCATGGAGCCTGTGGATGCTGCCCTGCTCTCCACCTACGAGACCAACTGA